A window from Deinococcus betulae encodes these proteins:
- a CDS encoding helix-turn-helix domain-containing protein: MATEGNRGTAQDDSRTPISTAFGQHIRQSRLRLGVSQEELAARAHLDRTFVGRVERGEFRISLENAAALAQACGEPLWQILQRIGE; encoded by the coding sequence ATGGCCACCGAAGGCAACCGTGGCACGGCTCAGGACGATTCACGTACCCCGATTTCGACGGCATTCGGGCAGCACATCCGGCAGAGTCGTTTACGACTCGGGGTCTCTCAGGAAGAGCTGGCGGCCCGCGCTCACCTGGACCGCACCTTCGTGGGACGCGTAGAGCGAGGTGAATTCCGCATCAGTCTGGAAAATGCTGCGGCACTGGCGCAGGCCTGCGGTGAACCGCTCTGGCAGATTCTGCAGCGCATAGGCGAGTGA
- a CDS encoding LexA family protein, with translation MIQELTARQKDVLKEISRLEIKNETITTRLLADIMNIPRQNIRIYVKALQDLGYAQYHAAERHTAIIRITNEGWAYLGQPNPHIRLSLPILREVLVGVPDHVEEHIEGYVTHIQDVLDVRDGDFLLRVHSDSMIGIGIYPGDYVVIHPTNMEPVNGEVALVAVPGDSTATLKRWQRHNGTVTLHSESPAYASMTYHTSDVIVQGYLLGHIGSGRTRIRK, from the coding sequence ATGATTCAGGAGTTGACGGCCCGACAGAAAGATGTCCTTAAAGAAATCTCTCGACTCGAAATCAAGAACGAAACCATCACCACACGGCTTCTGGCTGACATCATGAACATACCTCGCCAGAACATTCGGATATATGTCAAAGCGCTACAAGACCTTGGCTACGCTCAGTACCATGCTGCTGAGCGGCACACAGCCATCATTCGCATTACCAATGAAGGGTGGGCCTACCTTGGCCAGCCCAATCCCCACATCCGCCTGTCACTCCCTATCCTTCGTGAGGTTCTCGTCGGCGTCCCAGATCACGTTGAGGAACACATTGAAGGCTATGTTACCCATATCCAAGACGTCCTCGACGTCCGTGACGGTGATTTTCTCCTGCGTGTCCATAGTGACAGCATGATTGGCATTGGTATCTATCCGGGCGATTATGTTGTTATCCACCCCACCAACATGGAGCCGGTCAACGGCGAAGTCGCTCTGGTTGCGGTTCCTGGAGATAGCACTGCTACCCTGAAGCGCTGGCAGCGCCACAACGGAACTGTCACGCTTCACAGTGAAAGTCCCGCATACGCCTCCATGACCTATCACACCTCAGACGTGATAGTGCAGGGCTATCTGCTCGGCCATATCGGCTCTGGGCGCACCCGGATCCGGAAATAA